The following coding sequences are from one Gossypium hirsutum isolate 1008001.06 chromosome A12, Gossypium_hirsutum_v2.1, whole genome shotgun sequence window:
- the LOC121203553 gene encoding heat shock 70 kDa protein, mitochondrial — MATAALLRSFRRRDIAASPLSAYRCLTNNGKTSAGINWTSFCRAFSSKPAGNDVIGIDLGTTNSCVAVMEGKNPKVIENSEGARTTPSVVAFNQKGELLVGTPAKRQAVTNPTNTVFGTKRLIGRRYEDPQTKKEMGMVPFKIVKAPNGDAWVEANGQQYSPSQIGAFILTKMKETAEAYLGKGVSKAVITVPAYFNDAQRQATKDAGRIAGLDVERIINEPTAAALSYGMNNKEGLIAVFDLGGGTFDISILEISNGVFEVKATNGDTFLGGEDFDNALLDFLVSEFKRTEGIDLSKDRLALQRLREAAEKAKIELSSTSQTEINLPFITADASGAKHLNITLTRSKFESLVNHLIERTKAPCKNCLKDAGISTNDVDEVLLVGGMTRVPKVQEVVSGIFGKSPSKGVNPDEAVAMGAAIQGGILRGDVKELLLLDVTPLSLGIETLGGIFTRLINRNTTIPTKKSQVFSTAADNQTQVGIKVLQGEREMAADNKLLGEFDLVGIPPAPRGMPQIEVTFDIDANGIVTVSAKDKATGKEQQITIRSSGGLSEDEIEKMVKEAELHAQKDQQRKSLIDVKNNADTTIYSVEKSLNEYREKIPSEIAKEIEGAVADLRKATEGEDVDEIKAKIDAANKAVSKIGEHMSGGSGGAQGGSSGGAQGGDQAQEAEYEEVKK; from the exons ATGGCTACGGCAGCTCTGCTCCGTTCATTCCGACGACGTGACATCGCTGCATCTCCTCTCTCTGCCTATAGATGC CTTACTAACAATGGCAAGACCTCCGCGGGAATTAATTGGACAAGCTTTTGTAGAGCTTTCAG TTCAAAACCTGCCGGCAATGATGTCATTGGTATTGATTTGGGTACGACCAACTCCTGTGTTGCTGTCATGGAGGGAAAG AATCCCAAAGTTATTGAGAACTCTGAAGGTGCACGGACAACACCTTCTGTTGTTGCTTTCAACCAAAAGGGAGAGCTACTTGTGGGCACCCCCGCAAAACGTCAGGCTGtgaccaatccaaccaacacagtTTTTGGAACCAAGCGTCTAATCGGTAGAAGATATGAAGATCCTCAGACGAAAAAGGAAATGGGAATGGTTCCTTTCAAGATTGTCAAGGCTCCCAATGGAGATGCGTGGGTTGAAGCAAATGGGCAGCAATATTCTCCTAGTCAAATTGGGGCAtttattttgaccaaaatgaaagaaACTGCAGAGGCTTATCTTGGAAAGGGTGTTTCTAAAGCAGTTATCACTGTTCCAGCTTATTTCAATGATGCCCAGAGGCAAGCAACTAAGGATGCTGGTAGAATTGCAGGCCTTGATGTTGAGAGAATAATCAATGAGCCTACTGCTGCTGCCCTTTCATATGGAATGAACAACAAGGAGGGTCTCATTGCAGTCTTTGATCTTGGTGGCGGTACATTTGATATCTCAATTTTGGAGATTTCAAATGGTGTCTTTGAG GTCAAAGCAACAAATGGTGATACTTTCTTGGGAGGAGAGGATTTTGACAATGCATTGCTGGATTTCTTGGTGAGTGAATTCAAGAGGACTGAGGGAATTGATCTTTCAAAGGATAGGCTCGCACTTCAAAGGCTTCGGGAAGCTGCTGAGAAAGCTAAAATTGAACTCTCATCAACATCGCAGACTGAAATTAATCTTCCATTTATAACAGCTGATGCTTCTGGGGCAAAACACTTGAATATCACATTGACCAGATCAAAGTTTGAATCTTTGGTAAATCACTTGATTGAGAGGACCAAAGCACCTTGTAAGAATTGCTTGAAAGATGCTGGCATTTCCACAAATGATGTTGATGAGGTTCTTCTTGTTGGAGGGATGACACGTGTACCTAAAGTGCAAGAAGTAGTTTCAGGGATCTTTGGGAAGAGTCCAAGCAAAGGAGTCAATCCTGACGAGGCTGTTGCTATGGGGGCAGCAATTCAGGGTGGTATACTTCGTGGGGATGTTAAAGAGTTGCTTCTGCTCGATGTAACTCCTTTGTCACTTGGTATTGAGACACTAGGTGGAATATTCACTAGGCTAATCAACCGGAACACAACCATTCCAACAAAGAAAAGTCAG GTGTTCTCTACTGCAGCTGATAACCAGACTCAAGTAGGTATCAAGGTGCTTCAAGGTGAGCGTGAAATGGCTGCTGACAACAAGCTTTTGGGTGAGTTCGACTTGGTAGGCATTCCCCCTGCTCCTAGAGGTATGCCTCAGATTGAGGTTACATTTGACATTGATGCCAATGGTATTGTCACTGTTTCGGCCAAGGATAAGGCCACTGGTAAAGAACAGCAAATTACGATACGTTCCTCTGGTGGTCTCTCGGAGGATGAGATTGAGAAGATGGTTAAAGAAGCTGAGTTGCATGCGCAGAAGGACCAACAAAGGAAAAGTCTGATTGATGTAAAAAACAATGCAGACACCACTATTTATAGTGTAGAGAAGAGCTTGAATGAGTATAGGGAGAAGATTCCTAGTGAAATTGCAAAAGAAATCGAGGGTGCTGTTGCAGATTTGAGAAAGGCAACGGAAGGAGAGGATGTTGACGAGATCAAGGCCAAGATAGATGCAGCGAATAAAGCTGTCTCAAAGATTGGGGAGCACATGTCTGGTGGTTCTGGTGGTGCCCAAGGAGGTTCTTCTGGAGGTGCTCAAGGTGGTGACCAGGCCCAAGAAGCCGAATACGAGGAGGTGAAAAAGTGA